In Methanofastidiosum sp., one genomic interval encodes:
- the argG gene encoding argininosuccinate synthase, with protein sequence MDEILTKFEGVDIPSVKKVAVAYSGGVDSCLCIELLKRVYNAKEILPIMIDVGQGKEEIDIAFEKANILEITPIVIDAKEEFVKKWIPMAIMANSDYMGYPVSTSMTRQLIANIVAQKGKELGCDALMEGSSGKGNDQYRMHNVFKFFAPELNVLVPVRDFNLTRKEEEKLCELWGIYVTEKITGGDDKTLWCRSIASGAIDLDQELPDNLWMWTRSLENTPDNPTFLEISFEKGVPVSLNGKKIGLLELLTELNEIGGTHGIGKIDIFEEGIMNLKSREIYEAPAATIILKLHKDLEQMCLTKEEILFKKTVEQKWGYLVYHGGWFHPLKDSLDSYIIKSQEHINGNFKVKLFKGNVEIIKRESTSSLFVPELRSIKVGGMDQRISKDAAKVMGLMYEVLAKRPR encoded by the coding sequence ATGGACGAAATACTAACAAAATTTGAAGGGGTTGATATACCTTCTGTTAAAAAAGTTGCAGTTGCCTATTCTGGAGGAGTTGATTCTTGTCTCTGTATAGAGCTCCTGAAACGAGTTTATAATGCTAAAGAGATTTTACCCATAATGATTGATGTTGGGCAAGGAAAAGAAGAAATTGATATTGCTTTTGAAAAGGCAAATATTCTAGAGATAACGCCAATTGTCATAGACGCGAAAGAAGAATTTGTAAAAAAATGGATCCCTATGGCAATAATGGCAAACTCAGATTATATGGGTTATCCAGTAAGTACTTCGATGACGAGACAACTTATTGCAAACATAGTGGCCCAAAAAGGTAAAGAATTGGGTTGCGATGCATTAATGGAGGGTTCAAGCGGCAAAGGAAATGATCAGTACAGGATGCACAATGTATTCAAATTTTTTGCGCCAGAATTGAATGTATTGGTACCCGTCAGAGATTTTAATCTTACGAGAAAAGAAGAGGAAAAACTTTGTGAGTTGTGGGGAATCTATGTAACTGAAAAGATAACTGGAGGAGATGACAAAACTCTCTGGTGCAGGTCTATTGCAAGTGGAGCAATTGACCTTGATCAAGAACTTCCAGACAATTTATGGATGTGGACTAGATCTCTTGAAAACACCCCAGATAATCCTACTTTTTTGGAAATCTCCTTTGAGAAAGGCGTCCCAGTATCTTTAAACGGAAAAAAAATTGGGTTATTAGAGCTCCTTACTGAGCTAAATGAAATTGGAGGAACGCATGGTATTGGAAAAATAGATATTTTTGAAGAAGGCATAATGAATCTCAAAAGTAGGGAGATTTATGAAGCTCCTGCGGCCACAATAATTCTAAAACTCCATAAAGATCTAGAACAGATGTGCCTTACAAAGGAAGAAATATTATTTAAAAAGACTGTAGAACAGAAATGGGGATATCTTGTATATCACGGAGGATGGTTCCATCCCTTAAAAGATTCTCTTGACAGCTACATAATCAAAAGTCAGGAGCATATTAATGGAAACTTCAAAGTTAAATTATTTAAAGGAAATGTAGAAATAATAAAGAGAGAATCAACTTCATCATTATTTGTGCCTGAACTAAGGTCAATAAAAGTTGGAGGCATGGATCAAAGAATTTCAAAGGATGCGGCGAAAGTTATGGGCCTTATGTACGAAGTTTTGGCCAAAAGGCCCAGATAA
- a CDS encoding thiamine pyrophosphate-binding protein, which produces MKNSYSGAEIISKAIKDSGVDTLFWYPGREILPLYHELKDNGISIIRSSHEQCAVHSADGFYRASGRISSTLTSTGPGSVNAMMSLACAYKDGSSLVLITGQVPTDKLGTDAFEEVDLLSMTSAITKKNIMIKDDLYREIRDSFNQAISGRPRPVHVEVSTDLFEQQYISDLEYTETKTKTKLDIDKIKLAIKLINESERPLILSGYGAINSNSANTIYSLSTKIGAPIVTTLPGRGIIDEDDNRAFGTLGVRGTNNSKVAFEKSDLLISFGVKFSDRTSYNLLDTSKKIIDVNLEKNQKNIVFDLALIGDLNEIINNITIGVSRKSDLWINKNPMRKLDGISSSSTPLKPQAAIFEIFEKLNKNDIIVTDTGSITVWAHLLKKVHIPRTFICSHSFGAMGFGLPASIGAKLSNPGKRVVLITGDGGLLMVLGELLILSENDIDVKVFLIDNGVLGTIKQYEDTKFDGKYSFSLGKNDFVAISKGLGVPALRVEDKGEMKKGIRETLNSEGPMLLDIVTNPNEKVPSGGI; this is translated from the coding sequence ATGAAAAATTCATATTCCGGAGCAGAAATAATATCCAAAGCAATCAAGGATTCAGGAGTTGATACACTTTTCTGGTATCCGGGAAGGGAAATATTGCCATTATATCACGAATTGAAAGATAATGGCATTTCTATTATTAGATCTTCACATGAGCAGTGTGCAGTTCATAGTGCTGATGGATTTTATAGGGCAAGTGGAAGAATATCGTCTACACTGACCTCAACTGGTCCGGGGTCAGTCAATGCAATGATGAGTCTCGCATGCGCCTATAAAGATGGCTCATCGTTAGTATTGATCACCGGGCAAGTTCCTACCGATAAGCTAGGAACTGATGCTTTCGAGGAAGTCGATTTGCTTTCAATGACCTCTGCCATAACAAAGAAAAATATTATGATTAAAGATGATCTATATCGAGAAATAAGAGATTCATTTAATCAGGCAATATCTGGCCGACCAAGACCCGTTCATGTCGAAGTTTCAACAGACTTATTTGAACAACAATACATTTCTGACCTTGAATACACTGAAACTAAAACAAAAACTAAACTTGACATCGACAAAATTAAACTTGCCATTAAGTTGATTAACGAGTCTGAAAGACCTTTGATTCTTTCTGGTTATGGTGCTATTAATTCTAATTCAGCAAATACTATTTACTCCCTCTCTACTAAAATTGGGGCGCCAATAGTTACAACACTCCCTGGGAGGGGGATAATAGATGAAGACGATAATCGCGCATTTGGCACTCTTGGAGTGAGAGGTACAAATAATTCTAAAGTGGCTTTTGAAAAGTCAGACCTATTGATATCTTTTGGGGTCAAATTTTCCGATAGAACTTCATATAATCTATTAGATACTTCAAAAAAAATAATAGATGTAAATCTAGAAAAAAATCAAAAAAATATAGTGTTTGACCTAGCTCTTATTGGAGATTTAAATGAAATAATTAACAATATAACGATTGGTGTTTCTAGAAAATCTGATCTTTGGATTAATAAAAATCCCATGAGAAAATTGGATGGAATTTCATCTTCCTCTACACCTTTGAAACCGCAAGCTGCTATTTTTGAAATATTTGAAAAACTAAACAAGAACGATATTATTGTTACAGACACGGGCTCAATAACAGTATGGGCCCATTTGCTGAAAAAAGTTCACATCCCTCGGACATTTATCTGTTCACACTCATTTGGTGCAATGGGGTTTGGATTGCCCGCATCCATAGGGGCTAAATTATCAAATCCTGGAAAGAGGGTAGTATTAATAACTGGCGACGGCGGACTTTTGATGGTATTGGGGGAGCTATTAATCCTCTCAGAAAATGATATCGATGTGAAAGTATTCCTCATAGATAACGGTGTATTGGGAACAATTAAACAATATGAAGATACAAAATTTGATGGGAAATACTCTTTTTCTCTAGGTAAGAATGATTTTGTAGCTATATCAAAAGGTCTTGGAGTCCCGGCTCTTAGAGTTGAAGACAAAGGAGAAATGAAAAAAGGAATCAGAGAAACTTTGAACTCAGAAGGCCCGATGCTTTTGGACATCGTAACGAATCCAAATGAAAAAGTTCCTTCAGGTGGAATTTAG
- a CDS encoding homocitrate synthase family protein, translated as MKSFVSPYNFVEEIEIKENPKNIIVYDTTLRDGEQTPGICFTPDEKIEIAIKLDELGIPQIEAGFPVVSDGERRAIRNITKQSLNSEILALTRTLKSDIDIALSCDVDGIITFIGTSDLHLKYKLKMTQEQALSRAVEAVEYGKSHGIFVAFTAEDSTRTDLDFLIELYKATTEAGADRVHIADTTGSIRPMGMRYLVSKIKDNINNTIGIHCHDDFGLAVANSLAAFEAGARAISTTVNGIGERAGNASLEEVIMNLRFLYGIEMPFRYEVIYELSRLVEKYTTMPVPKNKAIVGDNVFSHESGIHVSAVRAEPLTYEPYMPEFVGQKRRIILGKHCGMSCIDAKLEELRLSVPQDEKETLILKIKEMAERGAKVGDKEFKNMVQEILSKG; from the coding sequence ATGAAATCATTTGTTAGCCCTTATAATTTCGTCGAAGAGATCGAAATAAAAGAAAACCCAAAAAATATTATTGTATATGACACCACTTTAAGGGATGGAGAGCAGACCCCAGGAATTTGCTTTACACCCGATGAGAAAATAGAAATTGCTATTAAACTAGATGAGTTGGGTATTCCACAAATTGAAGCTGGATTTCCAGTTGTGTCCGATGGCGAAAGGAGGGCGATAAGGAATATAACGAAGCAATCTTTAAATTCAGAAATACTTGCTCTGACAAGAACTTTAAAAAGTGATATAGACATTGCTTTATCCTGTGATGTTGATGGAATCATTACTTTTATCGGGACTTCAGATCTTCATTTAAAATATAAACTAAAAATGACCCAAGAGCAAGCGCTTTCAAGAGCAGTTGAGGCAGTTGAATATGGTAAAAGTCATGGAATTTTTGTTGCATTCACTGCAGAAGATTCTACAAGAACCGATTTGGATTTTCTGATTGAACTATACAAAGCAACAACTGAGGCGGGTGCCGACAGAGTTCACATAGCAGATACCACCGGTTCAATAAGGCCCATGGGAATGAGATATCTTGTTAGTAAAATAAAAGACAATATAAACAATACTATAGGAATACACTGTCATGATGACTTTGGACTTGCAGTTGCTAATTCTCTTGCAGCGTTTGAAGCTGGCGCTAGGGCCATATCCACAACTGTAAATGGAATAGGTGAACGGGCCGGCAATGCTTCACTAGAAGAGGTAATAATGAATCTTAGGTTCTTATATGGAATAGAGATGCCTTTCAGATATGAAGTTATATACGAACTTTCAAGACTAGTTGAAAAATATACTACAATGCCGGTACCAAAAAATAAAGCCATCGTTGGGGATAATGTATTTTCTCATGAATCTGGGATACATGTTTCAGCAGTTAGAGCTGAGCCATTGACATATGAACCGTATATGCCTGAGTTTGTTGGGCAAAAACGAAGAATTATACTTGGAAAACATTGTGGGATGAGTTGCATTGATGCAAAACTTGAGGAATTACGTTTATCTGTGCCTCAAGATGAAAAAGAAACCCTAATTCTCAAAATTAAAGAAATGGCAGAAAGAGGCGCAAAAGTTGGCGATAAAGAATTTAAGAATATGGTCCAAGAAATTCTTTCAAAAGGTTAG
- a CDS encoding Fic family protein has translation MVYLIKKNINGEIYYYLNHSVRMGSRVKTVSHYLGKGPFSQSEIEFLVKQKSQMILLEAEFLKIFSKRSGHIDHILPTSFINILERLKEINRIMAPFNKSYFEKFEDNLRLRYVHGSTAIEGNTLSLRDAQLILEEDTPAGNTLREMHEILNYKGLFKFLRDYTGDINLKLILKIHEMLMKNIDDENAGTLRNIDISISGSDYDPTPFPVLEDELNSLINWYNEKRLTMFTVELACHFHQKFVEIHPFIDGNGRVSRELLNFILLQNKYPRIVIPFERRGVYLRCIDIGNSGELTPFIIFVSGLLIEDSFKPVVTFFNQLKEKIKEEKYSSDISNQLDNTMNDYTEILKTIRDMEGKIENLNLTELRKGKWK, from the coding sequence ATGGTCTATCTAATAAAAAAGAATATTAATGGAGAAATATATTACTACCTTAATCATTCGGTTAGAATGGGTAGCAGAGTAAAGACAGTTTCACATTATCTGGGGAAAGGTCCATTTTCTCAGTCTGAAATTGAATTCTTAGTTAAACAAAAGTCTCAGATGATTCTCCTAGAAGCAGAATTCCTGAAGATTTTTTCAAAAAGATCAGGGCATATAGATCATATCCTCCCAACTTCTTTCATAAATATACTAGAGAGACTAAAAGAGATAAATAGAATAATGGCCCCATTTAACAAAAGCTATTTTGAAAAATTTGAAGATAATCTTAGACTTAGATATGTTCATGGATCAACAGCAATAGAAGGCAACACGTTATCATTGAGAGACGCGCAACTTATTCTTGAAGAAGATACTCCAGCAGGTAATACTCTAAGAGAGATGCATGAGATATTAAACTATAAAGGCCTTTTTAAATTCCTTAGAGACTACACTGGCGATATAAATTTGAAACTCATTCTAAAAATTCATGAAATGCTTATGAAAAATATAGATGATGAAAATGCAGGTACACTTAGAAACATTGATATATCTATATCTGGATCTGATTACGATCCTACGCCCTTTCCAGTTTTAGAAGATGAACTTAACAGTCTCATAAATTGGTATAATGAAAAAAGATTAACAATGTTTACAGTTGAATTGGCTTGTCACTTTCACCAAAAATTTGTTGAGATTCACCCATTTATTGATGGTAATGGCAGAGTTTCGAGAGAATTATTAAATTTTATTCTTTTACAAAATAAATACCCGAGAATTGTTATCCCATTTGAAAGGAGGGGGGTGTATCTTAGGTGCATAGATATTGGAAATTCAGGAGAACTAACCCCATTTATTATTTTTGTATCTGGGCTTCTGATCGAGGACTCGTTTAAACCCGTGGTCACATTCTTTAATCAATTAAAGGAAAAAATAAAGGAAGAAAAGTATTCAAGTGATATCTCAAATCAATTAGATAATACCATGAATGATTATACAGAAATCTTGAAAACAATTAGAGACATGGAAGGCAAAATAGAAAATTTGAAC
- a CDS encoding GMC family oxidoreductase N-terminal domain-containing protein, with amino-acid sequence MYKYDYIIIGSGASGAAIAEKISSDYKVLILEKGDYLPLNEAHKGYFRASSCKDFEEHGKIEILSGNGVGGTTLLAIGNGVRTQEKELEKLGIDIEKELDEVEKDFGLSTIPKDMLGDRTNLFIEKSKELGYEPKIMPKMIDFKKCKKCGKCNMGCQFQAKKTSLYYIEMAISNGAELKTNFEALKINKSNNYFEVQGMEKGNLEDISAKNVILSAGALDTPKVLNNSGIITPKSLFADIFVTIGGRCDKTFKDELQMAAYIPFNDFLISPYYSERIIKMLGEKKIDSKRDNIIGIMIKIKDDSFGYVNKNFIEKYCTGKDVQKISNGVAIASRILKKSGVDTIVSTEAIGAHPGGTAPIGITVDNQFKTKMGFYVCDASILPESPGAPPILSLMALGKKLGENILNST; translated from the coding sequence ATGTATAAATACGATTATATCATAATTGGAAGTGGTGCTAGTGGTGCTGCTATTGCAGAAAAGATATCCTCCGATTATAAAGTCTTAATACTTGAAAAAGGGGATTATCTTCCCTTAAACGAAGCTCACAAAGGTTATTTCAGAGCTTCTTCTTGCAAAGATTTTGAAGAACATGGAAAAATAGAAATCTTAAGTGGTAATGGTGTTGGAGGAACAACATTATTAGCCATAGGTAATGGTGTCAGAACGCAAGAAAAGGAACTGGAAAAACTCGGTATAGATATCGAAAAAGAACTTGATGAAGTTGAAAAGGATTTTGGATTATCAACCATCCCCAAAGATATGTTAGGTGATAGGACTAATCTATTCATTGAAAAATCTAAAGAATTGGGTTATGAACCAAAGATAATGCCCAAAATGATTGACTTTAAGAAATGTAAAAAATGTGGAAAATGCAACATGGGATGTCAATTTCAGGCAAAAAAAACTTCCCTTTATTATATTGAAATGGCGATTTCTAATGGGGCTGAACTAAAGACTAATTTTGAAGCTTTGAAAATAAATAAAAGTAATAATTACTTTGAAGTTCAAGGTATGGAAAAAGGTAATCTCGAGGATATTTCTGCAAAAAATGTTATATTAAGTGCAGGCGCTCTTGATACCCCCAAAGTTCTGAATAATTCAGGCATAATAACTCCAAAGAGTCTATTTGCGGATATATTTGTTACTATTGGTGGAAGATGTGACAAAACATTCAAAGACGAGTTACAAATGGCAGCTTACATTCCATTTAACGACTTTCTAATCTCTCCTTATTATTCTGAGAGAATTATAAAAATGCTTGGTGAAAAGAAAATAGATTCTAAAAGAGATAATATCATCGGAATAATGATCAAAATAAAAGATGACTCTTTTGGGTATGTTAATAAGAACTTTATCGAAAAATACTGTACCGGCAAAGATGTCCAAAAAATATCAAATGGTGTTGCTATTGCCTCGAGGATATTAAAGAAATCAGGAGTAGATACGATAGTTTCAACTGAAGCTATTGGAGCTCATCCCGGAGGAACTGCACCAATAGGAATCACTGTGGACAATCAATTCAAGACAAAAATGGGATTTTATGTATGTGATGCAAGTATACTTCCAGAATCACCAGGCGCGCCACCGATCCTTTCGCTAATGGCTTTAGGAAAAAAATTGGGAGAAAATATTCTAAATTCCACCTGA
- the argH gene encoding argininosuccinate lyase, which produces MAKLWKKKYELDKAVEDFTVGDDYLWDMKLVKADAIGNIAHSTMLEKIGILSEEELLKIKKNLIEILDLHEQGKFSIHKEDEDVHTAIENFLTEQLGDVGKKIHTARSRNDQILLDMRLYSKERLFDMMESVLNLCKILLEFSKQNEFVPMPGRTHTQRAMPSSVGLWTSAILESLLDDLYLLKSAFKINDQSPLGSAASYGVNLNIDREYVATLLGFEKVQNNVLYANNSRGKTESIIIFALSQIMMDLSKFANDLILFSIPEFNYFNLPEEFCGGSSLMPQKRNPALLELTRAKANVVNSLYFRVTEIITSLYSGYNRDFQLTKGPLMESFDITQQTLYVLGYFIPKIKVNKEILIESFSPEVYATDRVLELVKEGTPFRDAYKEVGINLESLKNKDPVKNIKSKTHTGATGNLGLDKIEKRIKEEEKELLSKKEIFMKRIEQLVKI; this is translated from the coding sequence ATGGCAAAACTTTGGAAAAAAAAATATGAACTTGACAAAGCTGTTGAAGATTTTACAGTTGGAGACGATTATCTCTGGGATATGAAGCTAGTGAAAGCTGATGCCATAGGAAATATCGCTCATTCAACAATGCTTGAAAAAATAGGAATTCTTTCTGAAGAAGAGCTTCTAAAAATTAAAAAGAATTTGATTGAAATTCTAGATCTTCATGAGCAGGGCAAATTTAGTATACATAAAGAAGATGAAGATGTGCATACTGCCATTGAAAATTTCTTAACTGAACAGTTGGGTGATGTTGGTAAGAAGATTCATACTGCAAGGAGTAGGAACGATCAGATACTCTTGGATATGAGATTATATTCAAAAGAGAGATTATTTGATATGATGGAAAGTGTTCTAAATCTTTGCAAAATACTTTTAGAATTCTCAAAACAAAATGAATTCGTGCCTATGCCCGGGAGAACACATACTCAAAGAGCTATGCCCTCCTCAGTAGGGCTTTGGACAAGCGCTATCTTAGAGAGTCTCCTTGATGATCTTTATTTATTGAAGAGTGCTTTCAAGATTAATGATCAATCCCCCCTAGGAAGTGCTGCAAGTTATGGTGTTAATCTTAATATTGATAGAGAATATGTTGCAACTCTTTTAGGATTTGAAAAGGTGCAGAATAACGTCCTGTATGCAAATAATAGCAGGGGAAAAACAGAATCCATAATTATATTTGCTCTATCGCAGATAATGATGGACCTTTCAAAGTTTGCTAATGATTTAATCTTATTTTCAATACCTGAATTTAATTATTTCAACTTACCGGAAGAATTTTGTGGCGGCTCAAGCCTTATGCCTCAAAAAAGAAATCCTGCTTTGCTTGAACTTACAAGAGCTAAAGCAAACGTTGTAAACTCTCTATACTTTAGGGTAACAGAAATAATAACCTCCCTTTATTCAGGATACAATAGAGACTTCCAATTGACCAAAGGCCCTTTAATGGAAAGTTTTGATATTACCCAGCAGACACTATACGTCCTAGGATATTTCATTCCAAAAATAAAGGTAAACAAAGAAATATTAATTGAGTCATTTTCTCCTGAAGTCTATGCAACGGATAGAGTATTGGAACTTGTAAAGGAAGGAACGCCATTTAGGGATGCTTACAAAGAAGTTGGGATAAATCTAGAATCATTAAAAAATAAAGACCCGGTTAAAAATATAAAATCAAAGACGCATACAGGCGCTACTGGAAATCTTGGGCTTGATAAGATAGAAAAGAGGATAAAAGAAGAAGAAAAAGAACTTTTATCTAAAAAAGAAATATTTATGAAAAGAATAGAACAATTGGTCAAAATTTAG
- a CDS encoding putative sulfate/molybdate transporter yields the protein MNPSFLKLRLPFYHYPIEYQDFIQGVILTCVPLGITVAMEGTMGIPIELGVVMVMVNNFFYLWHTTFGDPSVAGWITPGIPIYTAYFATYSNTIVGPTGVYIERMQALIAMQLILAIIFLVLGVTGVGREFVTRIPKSITAGILLGAGLASLQTIFSPAQSYVAKTPVSFLVSAVVSLFLLFSKRAVSWRKQNKIFQWLAGFGIVPGFIVGYILGLITGEIQVDMAKVTQSIIIPIDFGRILNEVSVFGVGFPSATLLGAGVAVAIVAYIIAFGDILILKSLIKQADEARPDEKLLVHIGRNHIITGWRNVLMGMFFPYVPMCGPQWTAGQALVVQRYMHSTPEQEYTYWGGATSLFWGMSIGLLINPIVQIMLPARTIGYGLTLLIQGYLCSYLAMEMVENNIQRAIAGIMAAILVVANYVTLWKSPFFSAPAMGLVAGIILYFVLEYEGGMAKTKKK from the coding sequence ATTAACCCAAGTTTTTTGAAGCTTAGGCTACCATTCTACCACTATCCAATAGAATACCAGGATTTCATCCAAGGAGTAATTTTGACATGTGTGCCTTTAGGTATCACGGTCGCCATGGAAGGAACTATGGGTATCCCTATTGAACTTGGTGTAGTAATGGTCATGGTAAACAACTTTTTCTATCTATGGCACACAACCTTTGGTGACCCATCAGTTGCCGGTTGGATTACCCCTGGTATTCCTATCTATACCGCATACTTTGCCACATACTCCAACACCATTGTTGGTCCAACTGGAGTATATATAGAAAGAATGCAAGCATTAATAGCGATGCAGCTTATATTAGCAATAATATTCTTGGTGCTTGGTGTAACAGGAGTAGGTAGAGAATTTGTAACACGTATTCCAAAGTCTATCACAGCAGGTATACTATTGGGTGCAGGTCTAGCATCACTTCAAACAATTTTCAGCCCAGCACAATCCTATGTAGCTAAGACACCGGTATCATTCCTAGTATCTGCAGTGGTGTCTCTGTTCTTACTGTTCTCTAAGAGAGCAGTTTCGTGGCGAAAGCAGAATAAGATATTCCAATGGCTTGCAGGATTTGGAATAGTGCCTGGATTCATTGTAGGATACATACTTGGTCTGATAACTGGAGAAATCCAAGTCGATATGGCAAAAGTAACACAGAGCATTATCATCCCAATCGATTTTGGCAGAATCTTAAACGAGGTTTCAGTCTTCGGAGTTGGATTCCCAAGTGCTACTCTGCTCGGTGCTGGTGTAGCTGTTGCTATAGTAGCATACATTATTGCTTTCGGAGATATACTTATCCTGAAATCTTTAATCAAGCAGGCTGACGAAGCAAGACCAGATGAGAAACTACTTGTTCACATAGGAAGAAACCACATCATTACCGGATGGAGAAATGTACTCATGGGTATGTTCTTCCCATACGTCCCAATGTGCGGTCCACAGTGGACTGCTGGCCAAGCGCTTGTAGTTCAGAGATATATGCACTCAACACCAGAACAGGAATACACCTACTGGGGTGGAGCAACAAGCCTATTCTGGGGTATGAGCATAGGCCTATTGATAAACCCAATAGTTCAGATAATGCTACCAGCAAGAACTATCGGATACGGTCTAACCTTGTTAATTCAGGGATACCTCTGTTCTTATCTTGCCATGGAAATGGTTGAGAATAATATCCAGAGAGCTATTGCAGGTATAATGGCTGCAATATTGGTCGTAGCTAACTACGTCACACTCTGGAAGAGTCCGTTCTTCTCTGCACCAGCAATGGGTTTAGTAGCCGGTATTATTCTCTACTTCGTACTTGAATACGAAGGTGGAATGGCAAAGACCAAGAAAAAATAA